A genomic stretch from Kribbella amoyensis includes:
- a CDS encoding serine protein kinase RIO, whose product MSSDVFRTDTESADLAARWAELSGDDSQPDPADAFVFKFHEVEEQLGPDQRWTTWLDVERGSRGPDPRPDWVVTEQAAIDTELGVLKTGKEADVFLVERAVEAIGDNPAKSSLLAAKRYRTEEHRSFHRSTAYVEGRRTRNSRDSRAMAKKTSHGRSVAAGQWAYAEWDALCRLWKAGVPVPYPVQVDGTELLMEFIDDGAGGAAPRLAQVRPDKALLGTYFEQLRGAMRELARAGLAHGDLSPYNVLAQGERIVMIDLPQVIDVVGNPKGMEFLLRDCHNMATWFTNRGLEIDEQELFADLLTMVF is encoded by the coding sequence ATGTCTTCCGACGTCTTTCGTACCGACACCGAATCCGCTGACCTCGCCGCGCGCTGGGCCGAGCTCAGCGGCGACGACTCCCAGCCCGATCCCGCCGACGCGTTCGTCTTCAAGTTCCACGAGGTCGAGGAGCAGCTCGGACCGGATCAGCGCTGGACCACCTGGCTGGACGTCGAGCGCGGTTCTCGCGGCCCGGATCCACGACCCGACTGGGTCGTGACGGAACAGGCCGCGATCGACACCGAGCTCGGCGTCCTCAAAACCGGCAAGGAAGCCGACGTCTTCCTGGTCGAACGGGCCGTCGAAGCCATCGGCGACAACCCGGCCAAGTCCTCGCTGCTCGCCGCCAAGCGGTACCGCACCGAGGAACACCGGTCCTTCCACCGCAGCACGGCGTACGTCGAGGGCCGCCGGACCCGCAACAGCCGCGACAGCCGGGCGATGGCGAAGAAGACCTCGCACGGCCGCAGTGTCGCCGCGGGGCAGTGGGCGTACGCCGAATGGGATGCGCTCTGCCGGCTTTGGAAGGCGGGCGTCCCGGTGCCGTACCCGGTCCAGGTGGACGGCACCGAACTGCTGATGGAGTTCATCGACGACGGTGCGGGCGGTGCCGCGCCCCGGCTCGCCCAGGTCCGGCCGGACAAGGCGCTGCTCGGGACGTACTTCGAGCAGTTGCGCGGCGCGATGCGCGAGTTGGCCAGGGCGGGGTTGGCCCACGGAGACCTGTCGCCGTACAACGTGCTGGCGCAGGGCGAGCGGATCGTGATGATCGACCTGCCGCAGGTGATCGACGTCGTCGGCAACCCGAAGGGGATGGAGTTCCTGCTCCGGGACTGCCACAACATGGCGACCTGGTTCACCAACCGCGGTCTGGAGATCGACGAACAGGAACTCTTCGCCGACCTCCTGACCATGGTGTTCTAA